In Halothermothrix orenii H 168, the sequence ATAGCATGAAGGGGCTCTTCAAAAGCCTCAACAGTCTGTTCAGAAGTCATGGTTATATTCCGGGGTAATCCGGTCATAACATCCCGTCCCCTGACTTCAAACTCCTGATCTTCTTCAACATAAGCAGACCCTATATTTATCTTAATCTCCTCAGCTGTCTTTTCCCCGATAATAAGGTTATATTTATCTTTTATGTACCTGATCAGGGCCTCATCAAACCGATCACCACCAACCCTCAGGGATTCACTTACAACCAGGCCTCCCAGGGATAAAACAGCAATCTCGGTAGTACCACCCCCGATATCAATAACCATACTACCCCGGGGTTCATAAATAGGAAGCCCGGCTCCAATGGCAGCAGCAATAGGCTCCTCTATCAAAAGGGTTCTCCGGGCCCCAACCTGCATAGAAGCCTCCAGGACGGCCCTTTTCTCCACACCGGTTATCCCGGCCGGTACACAGATCATCACAATAGGCCTTCTAAATAATCTTTTCCTTTTCATGACTTTGGTAATAAAGTGCTTTAACATTATTTCTGTAACTTCAAAATCGGCAATTACCCCATCTTTTAGAGGTCTAATGGCTACAATATTACCGGGGGTTCTACCCAGCATCCTCCAGGCCTCTTCCCCTACAGCCATTACTTTATTAGTGCCTTTTTCCAGAGCAACAACAGATGGTTCCTGCAGGACCATCCCCTTCCCCTTCACATATACAAGGATATTAGCTGTTCCCAGATCAATTCCTATCTTTTTAGAAAACGTCACCATTGTTTGTTCTCCCCCTCGATTCCTGTCCGTTAATTTCCTAATATATTATTCTATCTTTCGTAAAATTCTCCTGCAAAATTTTGTATATTCGTACTTTGTGTCTACCTTTTTATTCATTTTTTTTCAATTTTTCATACTTCCTCCGGGTGGCTTCACCACCTCTGATATGTCGTTCAGCTTTATTAAATTCCAGAACCTGTTTAACTTTATGAGCTAATTTAGGGTCAACTTTTTTTAATCTCTCAGTTACATCTTTATGAACAGTACTTTTACTGACCCCATATATTTTAGCTGCCTGCCTGACCGTCGCTTTAGTCTCATAGATATAATTGGCAATTTCAATTACCCGTTGACGTATATAGTCTTTCAACCTGCCACTCCCCCCCACCTGTATAAAAACTTCTTCTGATGGTCAAATATACTGAAATCTAAATATACATGTATCTTTTATTATGTATATGCTAAAGGCAAGGTGAATTATACCAGTCATGGCATAATTTCACATAGGGTAGGGGTAATTTTTGGACATAAAAAAAGTCCGGATTAAACCGGACTTTTCCCCGATATATATGTTTGCATTATTTTACCCACTCTATTTTCACTCTATTTAATGTAATCGAGAGGGTTAACAGGCCCTTCACCATTCCTCAGTTCAAAGTATAAAGATGGTTCCTCCATAATGCCGGTATTACCGATCCGGCCAATCTCCTGTCCCTTACTTATAACCTCCCCCGGGGAAACTGAAGACCTTTGAAGGTTACCATACAGGGTTCGCCAGCCTCCCTGGTGCTCTACTTCGACTATAATACCATAATATTCATCTTCCCTGACTGACCTTACAGTCCCGCTGGCAGCAGCCATAACAATATCTCCGGCTTTACCATCAATTATTACACCGGTCTGGTAACGCCAGTCTTCAAAGACAGGGTGAAAATACCAGCCTGGATCCCTGAGGATTTCTCCTGAAACAGGTTTTAAAAGCTCAAATGTCCTGTTATCTTTTGCCCGCAATGGGGGATTAACCGGTCTGGTCATAACTTCTTCAACCTGTGTATCCTCAGTTGCTTTTATCTCATTATCACTCTGGCTTCCCCTGTCTGGCTTTTCATCTTTCTCTGGTTTAATATTTAGTTCCTTATCATACTGCAGGGAAAGATTATTTTCAATTATTTTTTTGTTTAAAAAGGAGTCACTTCTTTCACTGCTATTCATGTTCCCCCTATCATTCGTCTTCCCGGTTTCACCGGGCTCAATAACAACACCAGAATTATTCAAACTATTACTACCATAATCTGTAGTATATACGGCAATCCCGGCTCCAATCAAGAGGACTACCAGGATAACAAAGGTAATGACTCTTCTTTTATTGCTTTTCTTTATCATTTTCCTGACCTGTAATTTAACCCTGTCTTTATCAATTTTGAAGCTAAAGGGAAACCTGTTTTTATTCCCCCTATTTTTTGCCATAATTTGTTCACCTCCAGTCATATTTTTACCAGGAGGTGAATTATTTATACACTACTTTTTTAAAAGTTCCTTTAATTTTACAATTTTTGTCCCGGGATAATAATGTTGTAGTATTTTGCGGTAATTATAACCATGTCTGGCAAAACCATTGGCCCCATCCTGACTCATACCAACCCCATGGCCTTTACCAAAAACTTTTATCAAAACCTTTTCATCTATAAACCTTAAGGTAAACTTACTGGAAGGGAGGTTTAACCTGGTCCTGACTTCTCGACCGGTAAATATTTTATTACCTATTTTAATCTTTAAAACCCGGTCACCCAGTGTGGTACTCAATACTTTAACTTTATCTCTTATATTTTGACTCCCGCTAGATGGCTCTATATCTGTCCCCAGATAGTTATTAAACCTATCCAGTCCCATTACATAATCATTAAGGTAATTCCG encodes:
- a CDS encoding M23 family metallopeptidase, whose translation is MAKNRGNKNRFPFSFKIDKDRVKLQVRKMIKKSNKRRVITFVILVVLLIGAGIAVYTTDYGSNSLNNSGVVIEPGETGKTNDRGNMNSSERSDSFLNKKIIENNLSLQYDKELNIKPEKDEKPDRGSQSDNEIKATEDTQVEEVMTRPVNPPLRAKDNRTFELLKPVSGEILRDPGWYFHPVFEDWRYQTGVIIDGKAGDIVMAAASGTVRSVREDEYYGIIVEVEHQGGWRTLYGNLQRSSVSPGEVISKGQEIGRIGNTGIMEEPSLYFELRNGEGPVNPLDYIK
- the spoIIID gene encoding sporulation transcriptional regulator SpoIIID; its protein translation is MKDYIRQRVIEIANYIYETKATVRQAAKIYGVSKSTVHKDVTERLKKVDPKLAHKVKQVLEFNKAERHIRGGEATRRKYEKLKKNE
- a CDS encoding rod shape-determining protein, whose amino-acid sequence is MVTFSKKIGIDLGTANILVYVKGKGMVLQEPSVVALEKGTNKVMAVGEEAWRMLGRTPGNIVAIRPLKDGVIADFEVTEIMLKHFITKVMKRKRLFRRPIVMICVPAGITGVEKRAVLEASMQVGARRTLLIEEPIAAAIGAGLPIYEPRGSMVIDIGGGTTEIAVLSLGGLVVSESLRVGGDRFDEALIRYIKDKYNLIIGEKTAEEIKINIGSAYVEEDQEFEVRGRDVMTGLPRNITMTSEQTVEAFEEPLHAILDAVRRVLEKTPPELSSDIMDRGIILTGGGALLHGFDKLLSQKTEVPVFLADDPLTCVARGTGYALEEADRLSSSLLVRSSDANFKK